A genomic region of Exiguobacterium oxidotolerans JCM 12280 contains the following coding sequences:
- a CDS encoding enoyl-CoA hydratase-related protein codes for MIHVERSGQLGLIRIDRPERMNCFDYPTLVELQELVDAVKADESVRVVVFTGTGKAFSAGADLKERVTLNETEVRRNVLAIREVFASIAALPQPTIAAVNGHALGGGFEWMLACDFRIIVDGALVGLTETSFGIIPGAGGTQRLPRLIGETRAKELIFTAKKIDAATAERYGLVSQVVATRDELLPACFELAAAMLRNGPIAIRQAKQAIDGGMDVSLADGLRLETEAYEAVIPTEDRLEALRAFAEKRTPQFQGK; via the coding sequence ATGATTCATGTTGAACGCAGTGGACAACTCGGACTGATTCGGATTGACCGCCCGGAACGGATGAATTGTTTTGATTATCCGACGCTGGTCGAGCTGCAAGAACTTGTGGATGCCGTCAAAGCAGATGAGTCGGTCCGGGTCGTCGTATTTACAGGGACAGGAAAAGCGTTTAGTGCCGGTGCCGACTTAAAGGAGCGGGTGACACTAAATGAAACAGAAGTCCGGCGCAATGTGCTGGCGATTCGTGAAGTCTTTGCGAGCATTGCGGCGTTGCCCCAACCGACGATTGCAGCGGTTAACGGTCATGCGCTAGGTGGAGGATTTGAGTGGATGCTTGCCTGCGATTTCCGGATTATCGTCGACGGCGCGTTGGTCGGTCTGACGGAAACGAGTTTCGGGATCATCCCGGGAGCGGGTGGGACGCAACGTCTGCCGCGTCTGATTGGGGAGACACGAGCGAAAGAATTGATCTTTACGGCGAAAAAAATTGATGCCGCGACGGCAGAACGATATGGTCTTGTCTCGCAAGTCGTTGCGACACGTGACGAGTTATTACCGGCTTGCTTTGAACTGGCAGCAGCGATGCTCCGCAATGGGCCGATTGCCATTCGTCAGGCGAAACAAGCGATTGACGGCGGAATGGATGTGTCGCTCGCTGACGGCTTACGACTTGAAACGGAAGCCTATGAGGCAGTCATTCCGACCGAAGACCGGCTTGAAGCACTCCGCGCCTTTGCTGAGAAACGAACACCACAGTTTCAAGGGAAATGA
- a CDS encoding putative quinol monooxygenase, producing MGEIIVNAVITVKAGLADQVFPILSTVYKASQNEPGCLRYSLHQSIEDEHQFMLYEVYQDEEALEAHIASDHYKAYREQIELYLIDRQVTKYAEMTF from the coding sequence ATGGGAGAAATTATTGTCAACGCGGTCATCACAGTCAAAGCAGGTTTAGCCGATCAAGTCTTTCCGATTTTAAGTACAGTCTACAAAGCTTCACAAAACGAGCCGGGGTGCTTGCGTTATAGCTTACATCAATCGATCGAAGATGAACATCAGTTCATGCTTTATGAAGTCTATCAGGACGAAGAAGCGTTAGAAGCGCATATCGCGTCAGACCACTATAAAGCGTATCGTGAGCAAATCGAATTGTACTTAATCGATCGCCAAGTTACGAAATACGCGGAAATGACATTTTAA
- the paaX gene encoding phenylacetic acid degradation operon negative regulatory protein PaaX: MSANTQSMIFTIYGDYIRHYGNQIWVGSLIRLLKEFGHNEQAVRVAVSRMVKQGWLISEKQGTKSFYSLTDRGVERMEEAARRIYKSTPHVWDGKWRTLMYTIPEEKRQIRDELRKELTWSGFGNLSNGVWISPNPLEKEATRLIEAYQITEYVDFFVGEYHGPQQDQSLVERAFPLDELQARYEAFIVEYSRRYIVHQSQIQLGEMDEEQCFVERTKLVHEYRKFLFTDPGLPQELLPDAWNGHHAAVLFEQYYRLLAAPASRFFESIFKETHDVTQKSSDYDASEHPLFAERS, from the coding sequence ATGAGTGCGAATACCCAATCAATGATTTTTACGATTTATGGCGATTATATCCGACACTACGGGAATCAGATTTGGGTGGGGAGTCTGATTCGGTTGTTGAAGGAGTTCGGACATAACGAACAAGCCGTTCGCGTTGCCGTTTCCCGAATGGTCAAACAAGGATGGTTGATTTCAGAAAAACAAGGAACAAAAAGTTTTTATTCACTGACGGACCGTGGGGTCGAACGGATGGAAGAGGCGGCGCGGCGGATTTATAAGTCGACACCACACGTCTGGGATGGCAAATGGCGGACGTTGATGTATACGATTCCCGAGGAAAAACGTCAGATTCGGGATGAACTGCGGAAAGAACTGACGTGGAGTGGTTTTGGTAACTTATCGAACGGGGTCTGGATTTCTCCAAACCCGCTCGAAAAAGAGGCGACCCGTCTGATCGAGGCGTATCAGATTACCGAATACGTCGATTTTTTCGTCGGCGAATACCACGGACCGCAACAAGATCAATCGCTCGTCGAACGTGCTTTTCCGCTCGACGAGTTACAAGCGCGGTACGAAGCCTTCATCGTCGAGTACAGTCGGCGCTACATCGTTCACCAAAGTCAAATCCAACTCGGAGAAATGGATGAGGAACAGTGTTTTGTCGAGCGGACGAAGCTCGTCCATGAGTACCGGAAGTTTTTGTTTACGGATCCCGGCCTGCCGCAAGAATTACTTCCGGATGCCTGGAACGGTCATCATGCGGCTGTATTATTCGAACAATACTACCGTCTACTTGCGGCACCAGCCAGCCGATTTTTTGAGTCAATCTTCAAAGAGACACACGACGTGACACAAAAAAGTTCCGACTACGATGCGTCGGAACATCCGTTGTTTGCGGAGCGGTCGTAA
- a CDS encoding DMT family transporter, whose amino-acid sequence MGLGMFCAITAGMMISLQTVLNARMSHAFGAWATTTLVFFVGFVGSLLALLVFRGGTLSNIQTVEPLYLFGGLVGVGVVFCVMRGIQLLGPSIAISVVLISQLSFALCVDLFGWFGLPKLELSLGQVAGLIVMLAGIFVLKRYQVVEIEASDELSEKVS is encoded by the coding sequence TTGGGATTAGGTATGTTTTGTGCGATTACGGCAGGAATGATGATTAGTTTACAGACGGTATTGAATGCCCGGATGAGTCATGCGTTCGGGGCATGGGCGACGACGACCCTCGTCTTTTTTGTCGGGTTTGTTGGTTCACTGCTTGCGCTACTCGTATTTCGGGGTGGTACATTATCGAACATTCAAACGGTCGAACCGCTATATTTATTTGGTGGTCTGGTCGGTGTCGGTGTCGTATTTTGTGTGATGCGTGGGATTCAGCTGCTCGGTCCATCGATTGCGATTTCGGTCGTCTTGATTTCGCAACTGAGTTTTGCATTATGTGTCGACTTGTTCGGTTGGTTCGGTTTACCGAAACTTGAACTTTCGCTCGGACAAGTCGCTGGATTGATTGTGATGTTAGCCGGTATCTTTGTGTTGAAACGATATCAAGTCGTAGAAATCGAAGCTTCGGATGAGTTGTCGGAAAAGGTATCGTAA
- the msrA gene encoding peptide-methionine (S)-S-oxide reductase MsrA — protein MEKATFAGGCFWCMVTPFEELPGIHGIVSGYTGGHVENPTYEQVKTGTTGHVEVVEVTFDPALFPYERLLELYWPQTDPTDAGGQFQDRGTQYAPAIFYHTEEQRLAAIASRDALAASNRFKQPIVTRIEAAQAFYPAEDYHQGFHKKNPEHYKKDRQASGRDEFIDVAWKEEVSV, from the coding sequence ATGGAAAAAGCAACATTCGCAGGAGGCTGTTTTTGGTGCATGGTGACACCCTTTGAGGAATTACCGGGGATTCACGGAATTGTTTCCGGTTATACAGGAGGACATGTGGAAAACCCGACATACGAACAAGTGAAAACGGGGACGACAGGTCATGTCGAAGTCGTTGAAGTTACATTTGACCCGGCACTCTTCCCATACGAACGGTTACTCGAACTTTACTGGCCGCAAACGGATCCGACAGATGCCGGCGGACAGTTCCAAGACCGCGGGACCCAATATGCACCTGCCATCTTTTATCATACGGAAGAACAGCGCCTTGCTGCGATTGCTTCACGTGACGCGCTTGCTGCGAGCAATCGCTTTAAGCAACCGATTGTCACACGAATTGAAGCGGCACAAGCGTTTTACCCAGCAGAAGACTATCATCAAGGCTTCCACAAAAAGAATCCAGAGCACTACAAAAAAGACCGGCAAGCATCAGGTCGCGATGAATTCATCGATGTGGCTTGGAAAGAAGAAGTTTCTGTCTAA
- a CDS encoding NAD(P)H-dependent flavin oxidoreductase, with protein MSRLCELLQIRVPIIQGGMGNVSHAALTAAVSNAGGLGTIGCGTRSPEEMRRLIEQTRQLTTHPIALNIAIGVSPHTEALIELAIAEQIPVVSLSAGNPAPYMKQLRSAGITTMAVVASVKHALKAEAAGVDLLVAEGVEAAGINSPLELTTLTLVPQIVDHVRLPVVAAGGIGDGRGLAAAWMLGAVGVQLGTRLIATQEAAVHPNYKNHLVGATDLETRIIGRSVGRVRRVLSGPYVATLEDVSSLDDFNAKTTESYHVTGAVDGDEVNGYVNAGLVSGLVADIPTVSELFERMQREAFEQIERVWADYM; from the coding sequence ATGTCCCGATTATGTGAGTTACTGCAAATCCGCGTTCCAATCATCCAAGGCGGAATGGGAAATGTCAGTCATGCCGCCTTAACGGCAGCTGTCTCGAATGCCGGTGGTTTAGGAACAATCGGTTGTGGCACACGTTCGCCGGAAGAAATGCGCCGTTTGATTGAGCAGACCCGTCAATTAACAACGCATCCGATTGCCTTGAACATTGCGATTGGTGTCTCGCCGCATACGGAAGCCCTGATTGAATTAGCGATAGCAGAACAGATTCCGGTCGTGTCCTTATCAGCCGGAAATCCAGCACCTTACATGAAACAGTTACGGTCCGCCGGTATTACGACGATGGCGGTCGTCGCGTCGGTCAAACATGCGCTGAAGGCAGAAGCAGCGGGGGTCGACCTGCTTGTCGCAGAAGGGGTGGAAGCGGCGGGGATTAATTCACCGCTTGAGCTGACGACGCTGACACTGGTTCCGCAAATCGTCGATCACGTCAGACTCCCTGTCGTCGCGGCCGGTGGAATTGGAGACGGTCGTGGTCTTGCAGCCGCCTGGATGCTTGGTGCAGTAGGTGTTCAACTCGGTACGCGGCTGATTGCGACGCAAGAAGCAGCCGTTCATCCGAACTACAAGAACCATCTCGTAGGAGCAACGGATCTTGAGACACGAATCATCGGTCGTTCCGTCGGTCGTGTCCGGCGTGTCTTAAGCGGACCGTATGTTGCGACACTCGAAGATGTTTCGTCGCTTGACGATTTTAACGCGAAGACGACAGAATCCTATCATGTGACGGGGGCGGTCGATGGTGACGAGGTCAACGGGTATGTCAATGCCGGTCTCGTGTCCGGTCTGGTTGCAGATATTCCGACCGTTTCCGAATTATTCGAACGGATGCAGCGGGAGGCATTTGAGCAAATTGAACGGGTGTGGGCGGATTATATGTAA
- a CDS encoding GNAT family N-acetyltransferase, whose amino-acid sequence MRYKINDQLRIRRFTPEDLEAVHSYASQPIASQYQSWGPNSESDTKQFLHDALESELENPRRRYVFAVTFPDDHVIGAGELIVTDTEHKIAEIGYILSPDEWGNGYATSIATFLLEFGFEKLDLHRITATCDPRNVASERVLQKVRMTREGLLRETVYLEDHWRDSLIYSMLDWEWQIDHEAE is encoded by the coding sequence ATGCGCTACAAAATCAACGATCAACTTCGGATTCGACGCTTCACACCAGAAGATTTGGAAGCTGTGCATTCCTATGCCTCACAACCAATCGCCAGTCAGTATCAATCGTGGGGACCAAACTCTGAGAGTGATACGAAACAATTCTTACACGACGCACTTGAAAGTGAGCTCGAAAATCCACGTCGTCGCTATGTCTTCGCCGTAACATTCCCGGACGATCATGTTATTGGCGCGGGAGAGCTCATCGTCACCGACACAGAACATAAAATCGCAGAAATTGGATATATTTTATCGCCTGACGAATGGGGCAATGGTTACGCGACATCGATTGCAACATTTTTACTCGAATTCGGCTTCGAAAAATTGGACTTACATCGCATCACGGCAACATGTGATCCGCGAAATGTCGCTTCGGAGCGTGTCTTGCAAAAAGTCCGGATGACGCGCGAAGGTTTGTTACGGGAAACCGTTTATTTAGAAGACCACTGGCGGGATTCGTTGATTTACAGCATGCTCGACTGGGAATGGCAGATTGATCATGAAGCAGAATAA
- a CDS encoding SH3 domain-containing C40 family peptidase, which produces MKSYKYWFTSITASVMLLGSLPLQGHADTNPTPTEVTEQAETEQIETEQATGTQYTLSETPVFETADETTLVKTIPATTAVETFGTDGLFTRISIDGVYCFVKTTQLAKQPVYQKIDSQYITALAPSYTTASIDTPTGKSITQNTLIDTYGTSGDFTRVKQGDVYVFVSSKFLSKTPVYEATGTQFAQQQTVIYTDADTTSKQLGSYSLNATVKTYGTSGTFTRVQFNGIYGFVLTKQLGSKEVESYPLTGKKYAQQTTSIYDKAATSSVIGTLAPNQSVDLYGTSGLYSRVRINDTYGYVLTAHLGDSVVYAKTDRLYVQDTTPIQVEPNSSSTVLKHHKQNTLLTVYGTSGAYSRIIFRGEYAYVLTSSLAKSKVYAKTDRLYIQKTTPIQVEPNSSSAVLKHHKQNTLLTVYGTSGAYSRIIFRGEYAYVLTSSLAKSKVYAKTDRLYIQKTTPIQQSPNSSSTVLKHHKQNTLLTVYGTSGAYSRIIFRGEYAYVLTSSLAKSKVYAKTDRLYIQKTTPIQQSPSSSSTVLKHHQKNTRLTIYGTSGAYSRIIFRGEYAYVLTSSLAATKADLYATTGTRYVTEDKLVVHPKASLSGNIGTLKKGALITTYGKSGYYTRVKIGSRFGFVDSSRLGLNKPTSKAKVGTVFYVHFNQTPLFSADVAYSRPASHLSKGTKLIGLKSIDDDFWQVRLPNGQTGYVLNPYIGTSKPDMRYNEQAINRSKVYTVKTTTSFFDTPTSPKGAGLVEQGKRVYPRYRVGNFYVIQSGWTPVYIPMTALTVTSETKVDKKNNSRGEKLIQAAVAHIGTPYTWGSQNVANGGFDCSGLIHYATNQAGKYGGRTNVRGYWYGAFFTNQRTSISSGKRSDIVFFENTYTDGPSHIGIMLDSKHFIHAGGSQLQISSIYEPHWREHFLGFKSM; this is translated from the coding sequence ATGAAATCTTATAAATATTGGTTTACGAGTATCACGGCATCTGTCATGTTACTCGGGTCTCTCCCACTACAAGGCCACGCGGATACGAATCCGACACCAACGGAAGTGACAGAACAAGCAGAAACAGAACAAATAGAAACAGAACAAGCAACCGGAACGCAATATACACTTTCCGAAACTCCTGTTTTTGAGACTGCTGACGAGACGACCCTCGTCAAGACGATACCAGCAACGACCGCCGTCGAAACCTTTGGCACAGATGGTCTCTTTACACGCATTTCAATCGACGGTGTCTATTGCTTCGTCAAGACAACGCAACTTGCAAAGCAACCGGTTTATCAAAAAATCGATTCGCAATACATAACAGCACTCGCGCCTTCCTATACGACTGCTTCAATTGATACGCCGACAGGAAAATCAATCACTCAAAATACGTTAATCGATACGTACGGGACATCGGGTGACTTCACGCGGGTCAAACAAGGCGACGTTTACGTCTTCGTTTCAAGTAAATTCTTAAGTAAGACACCTGTTTATGAAGCGACAGGCACTCAATTCGCCCAACAACAAACCGTGATTTATACAGATGCCGATACGACAAGTAAACAACTTGGGAGCTATTCTTTAAATGCAACTGTCAAAACATACGGGACATCCGGCACGTTCACCCGTGTCCAGTTCAATGGCATTTACGGCTTCGTTCTTACAAAACAACTCGGTTCAAAGGAAGTTGAATCGTATCCGCTGACCGGGAAAAAGTACGCCCAACAAACGACATCCATTTACGACAAAGCAGCAACGAGTTCGGTCATCGGGACGTTAGCACCGAATCAATCGGTCGATCTTTACGGGACGTCTGGTCTTTATTCCCGCGTCCGAATCAATGATACGTACGGATACGTATTGACGGCGCACCTCGGCGATTCCGTCGTCTACGCAAAGACCGATCGGCTTTACGTCCAAGATACGACACCGATTCAGGTAGAGCCAAACAGTTCGAGCACGGTCTTGAAGCATCACAAACAAAATACACTTTTGACGGTTTACGGCACGAGCGGTGCCTATAGCCGGATCATTTTCCGTGGCGAGTATGCGTACGTCTTGACGAGCTCACTTGCGAAATCAAAAGTCTATGCCAAAACGGACCGACTGTACATCCAAAAAACGACACCGATTCAGGTAGAGCCAAACAGCTCGAGCGCGGTCCTGAAGCATCACAAACAAAATACACTTTTGACGGTTTACGGCACGAGCGGTGCCTATAGCCGAATCATTTTCCGTGGCGAGTATGCGTACGTCTTGACGAGCTCACTCGCGAAGTCAAAAGTCTATGCCAAAACGGACCGGCTTTACATCCAAAAAACGACACCGATCCAGCAATCGCCAAACAGTTCAAGCACCGTCTTGAAGCATCATAAACAAAATACACTTTTGACGGTTTACGGCACGAGCGGCGCCTATAGCCGAATCATCTTCCGCGGTGAATATGCATACGTCTTGACGAGCTCGCTCGCGAAATCAAAAGTCTATGCCAAAACAGATCGCCTGTACATCCAAAAAACAACACCGATCCAGCAATCCCCAAGCAGTTCAAGTACGGTTCTTAAGCATCATCAAAAGAACACGCGCTTGACGATTTACGGGACGAGCGGCGCCTATAGTCGAATCATCTTCCGCGGTGAATATGCATACGTCTTGACGAGTTCGCTCGCAGCAACGAAAGCAGATTTGTACGCGACGACAGGAACACGTTACGTGACTGAAGACAAGTTGGTCGTCCATCCGAAAGCCAGTCTTAGCGGAAACATTGGGACACTGAAAAAAGGAGCGTTAATCACGACCTATGGAAAAAGCGGTTACTACACACGCGTCAAAATCGGATCACGCTTCGGATTCGTTGACTCAAGTCGGCTCGGTTTAAATAAACCGACGTCTAAAGCCAAAGTCGGGACCGTCTTTTACGTCCATTTCAACCAGACACCGCTCTTTTCTGCTGACGTCGCCTACAGTCGCCCGGCGAGTCACTTAAGCAAAGGAACGAAGTTGATCGGGTTAAAATCGATTGATGATGATTTTTGGCAAGTCCGTCTACCGAATGGTCAAACGGGTTACGTCCTTAATCCTTACATCGGAACGAGTAAACCGGATATGCGGTATAACGAACAAGCCATCAATCGTTCAAAAGTCTATACGGTCAAAACAACGACTTCGTTTTTTGATACACCCACTAGTCCAAAAGGTGCCGGTCTAGTCGAACAAGGCAAGCGTGTGTATCCGCGTTACCGTGTCGGTAACTTCTATGTCATCCAGTCCGGCTGGACACCCGTCTACATCCCGATGACGGCCCTTACAGTGACGAGCGAAACAAAAGTCGACAAGAAAAATAATTCACGTGGTGAAAAGTTGATTCAAGCTGCTGTTGCTCATATCGGTACCCCGTACACATGGGGTTCACAAAACGTGGCCAATGGTGGATTCGATTGTTCCGGATTGATTCACTATGCGACGAACCAAGCTGGAAAATACGGCGGACGGACGAATGTCCGTGGTTACTGGTACGGAGCGTTCTTTACGAATCAGCGCACAAGTATCAGTTCCGGAAAACGTTCGGATATCGTCTTCTTCGAAAATACGTATACGGATGGTCCCTCGCATATCGGGATCATGTTAGATAGTAAACACTTCATCCATGCCGGAGGATCACAACTGCAAATCAGTTCGATTTACGAGCCGCACTGGCGTGAACACTTCCTCGGTTTCAAATCAATGTAA
- a CDS encoding Crp/Fnr family transcriptional regulator, giving the protein MQTIETYLKQYDLVDIFTETSKGYLRIETFSEGDLLCVTGEPIDRMYFIVEGKIKISAASAEGKQRILRFKKAMTVIGDAEYINEREVLNTIEVITDVVALSIPYAILREHNTTNTFLQFLLRVITTKWYADSKSASFHVLYSVEERFAGYLLSITSDVSDSLFYQEMRTSNLHDVADWLGTSYRHLNRIISTLCEEGILARRRGKIIILDVERIKEKANGNSYE; this is encoded by the coding sequence ATGCAGACGATTGAGACCTATTTAAAACAGTACGACTTAGTGGATATTTTTACGGAGACCAGTAAAGGCTATTTACGCATCGAAACGTTTTCGGAAGGGGACCTGTTATGTGTGACGGGTGAACCGATTGACCGGATGTATTTCATCGTCGAAGGAAAAATTAAAATCTCTGCAGCATCGGCTGAAGGGAAACAACGGATTTTACGCTTCAAAAAGGCGATGACGGTGATTGGGGACGCGGAATATATCAACGAACGGGAAGTCTTGAATACCATCGAGGTGATTACGGACGTCGTGGCACTCAGCATTCCGTATGCGATCTTACGTGAGCACAATACGACGAACACCTTTTTACAATTTTTACTGCGGGTCATTACGACCAAATGGTACGCGGACTCGAAGTCAGCATCGTTCCACGTCCTCTACTCGGTCGAAGAACGGTTTGCCGGGTATTTGTTATCGATTACCTCGGACGTTTCCGACAGCCTGTTTTATCAAGAGATGCGAACGTCGAATCTCCACGACGTCGCCGATTGGCTCGGGACGAGTTACCGTCATTTAAACCGCATCATCTCAACGCTTTGTGAGGAAGGAATCTTAGCGAGACGACGCGGGAAAATCATTATTTTAGATGTAGAGCGGATTAAAGAAAAAGCGAACGGAAATAGTTACGAATGA
- a CDS encoding gamma carbonic anhydrase family protein, whose protein sequence is MNIPYRDTTPRLAETVFVAPGAFLIGDVTIGEESTVWFNAVLRGDEGPITIGKRCSIQDNATIHLYEGAPVIVEDEVTVGHNAILHGCRIGRRSIVGMGATVLDHAEIGEESIIGANTLIPPGKKFPPRSLIVGSPGKVVRQLTPADLEMIQESIDSYVDKGYAFREQLGQ, encoded by the coding sequence ATGAATATTCCATATCGTGATACGACACCTAGACTTGCGGAGACCGTCTTCGTGGCGCCGGGAGCATTCTTAATCGGTGACGTAACGATCGGTGAAGAGTCAACGGTTTGGTTCAATGCCGTATTACGCGGGGATGAAGGACCGATTACAATCGGGAAGCGTTGCAGCATCCAGGACAACGCGACGATCCATTTATACGAAGGGGCACCGGTCATCGTCGAAGATGAAGTGACGGTCGGACATAATGCCATTCTCCACGGCTGTCGCATCGGCCGCAGATCGATCGTCGGCATGGGGGCGACGGTCCTTGATCACGCCGAAATCGGTGAAGAATCTATCATCGGTGCCAATACGTTGATTCCCCCGGGCAAGAAGTTCCCACCCCGCTCTTTGATTGTCGGGTCACCCGGAAAAGTCGTCCGTCAACTGACACCGGCCGATCTCGAGATGATTCAGGAATCGATTGACTCGTATGTCGATAAAGGCTATGCCTTCCGGGAACAGCTCGGACAATAA
- a CDS encoding M20 metallopeptidase family protein, whose amino-acid sequence MQQQLFTQLDQLEQQIIEQRRDLHRHPELSFQEVRTPNAIASFYDALGLPYRRNVGGSGIVATLKGKYPGKTIAIRADFDALPLQEETDLAFRSIHPGVMHACGHDGHTAIALGLAAAFTALQEELHGTIVFIHQHGEEVFPGGAIQMIEDGCLDGVDAIFGTHLENDLPVGTIGYHAGHTLCAIDEFEIVVHGQGGHAQAPHKTQDALVAGAQLVCNLQHLVSRRVDPFSPAIVAIGSFHAGTAPNIVTGEARIVGEIRTFDETLRHQLRQEVDLVARTTCAGIGASYSIDFTTGYPSLWNHPVETNLVKEATAFLGEASVKELKPMMAADDFAYYLERIPGSYFFTGSAKTDGSTIYPQHHPKYEIDEQALLIGAKALGATVLHALQS is encoded by the coding sequence ATGCAACAGCAACTCTTCACTCAACTCGATCAACTCGAACAACAAATCATTGAACAACGTCGTGATCTGCACCGTCACCCGGAACTCTCTTTTCAAGAAGTGCGGACACCAAATGCAATCGCCTCGTTTTATGATGCGCTTGGTCTCCCTTACCGCAGGAACGTCGGTGGAAGCGGGATCGTCGCGACCCTCAAAGGAAAATATCCTGGAAAAACCATCGCCATTCGGGCTGATTTTGATGCCCTGCCACTGCAGGAGGAAACGGATCTCGCCTTCCGTTCGATTCATCCGGGCGTCATGCATGCGTGCGGACATGACGGACATACGGCGATTGCACTTGGTCTTGCGGCGGCCTTTACAGCACTGCAAGAAGAGCTTCATGGAACAATCGTGTTCATTCATCAACACGGGGAAGAAGTTTTCCCAGGTGGTGCCATTCAAATGATTGAAGACGGATGTCTCGACGGAGTCGATGCAATTTTCGGTACGCATCTCGAAAACGACTTGCCTGTCGGGACAATCGGCTATCACGCAGGACATACGCTTTGTGCCATCGATGAATTTGAAATCGTCGTCCACGGACAGGGTGGTCATGCGCAAGCGCCGCATAAGACACAAGATGCGCTTGTCGCCGGGGCGCAACTCGTCTGTAATCTCCAACACCTCGTCAGTCGTCGCGTTGATCCGTTTTCACCTGCCATCGTCGCGATTGGTTCATTCCATGCCGGAACGGCTCCAAATATTGTTACCGGTGAAGCACGGATTGTCGGAGAAATTCGAACATTTGACGAAACACTCCGGCACCAGTTACGGCAAGAGGTCGATTTAGTTGCCCGGACGACATGTGCCGGAATCGGTGCCAGCTACTCCATCGACTTTACGACCGGTTATCCGTCCCTGTGGAACCATCCGGTAGAAACAAATCTCGTTAAGGAAGCGACAGCTTTCTTAGGTGAGGCATCTGTCAAAGAACTCAAGCCGATGATGGCAGCCGATGATTTCGCCTATTATTTAGAGCGTATCCCAGGAAGCTACTTCTTTACGGGGTCCGCCAAAACGGACGGGAGTACGATTTATCCGCAACACCATCCGAAATATGAAATCGATGAACAGGCGTTACTCATCGGTGCAAAAGCCTTAGGCGCAACCGTCCTGCATGCTTTACAATCTTAA
- a CDS encoding DMT family transporter, whose amino-acid sequence MTKYWLSIVVASFFEVSWVVGLKHADSALEWMGTIISIIISFTVLIKASNHLPVGTVYAVFVGLGTVGTVILDIVLFDQEASVMKLGLIGILLLGVIGLKLVSGEAEA is encoded by the coding sequence ATGACAAAATATTGGTTAAGTATAGTAGTGGCCTCGTTTTTTGAAGTGTCTTGGGTCGTTGGACTAAAGCATGCTGACAGCGCGCTCGAGTGGATGGGAACAATCATCAGTATCATCATCAGCTTTACTGTTCTTATTAAGGCGAGCAATCATCTACCTGTCGGAACGGTGTATGCCGTATTCGTCGGTCTCGGGACGGTCGGAACGGTCATTTTAGATATCGTCTTATTTGATCAGGAGGCGTCTGTGATGAAGTTAGGATTGATTGGTATTCTTCTGTTGGGTGTCATCGGATTGAAATTAGTGAGTGGGGAGGCTGAAGCATGA
- a CDS encoding DMT family transporter, which yields MQGVIFALMSGLFIALQGIFNARLGDAIGPWFSVTIVHFVGLMGCLAIYSVVRDRKIGGFRQLPLIYASGGLLGVLVVVTELTSIQLLGMTWAMCLLLVAQILCAFVIDLNGWFGVIKKRSNRGQWIGISLMLAGVAIFSLS from the coding sequence GTGCAGGGAGTTATATTCGCATTAATGAGTGGACTGTTCATTGCGTTGCAGGGAATTTTTAATGCCCGTTTAGGAGATGCCATTGGCCCATGGTTTTCCGTGACAATCGTTCATTTCGTCGGATTGATGGGGTGTTTAGCGATTTATAGTGTGGTCCGCGACCGGAAAATCGGCGGCTTTCGGCAGCTTCCGCTCATCTACGCCAGTGGCGGATTGCTTGGCGTACTCGTCGTCGTGACCGAACTGACGTCGATTCAGTTACTCGGCATGACGTGGGCGATGTGTTTGTTGCTCGTCGCACAAATTTTATGTGCATTCGTGATTGATTTGAACGGCTGGTTTGGTGTCATCAAAAAAAGGAGTAACCGGGGACAGTGGATCGGGATCAGTTTGATGCTTGCCGGAGTTGCGATTTTTTCACTGTCCTAA